From Scomber scombrus chromosome 6, fScoSco1.1, whole genome shotgun sequence, the proteins below share one genomic window:
- the tnni1c gene encoding troponin I, skeletal, slow c, producing the protein MAPRAEIKPKSKISASRKLSLKILLLTRATEQLEAEKAAREEEKVCYLGEKLKPLQLTGLKIEEMQKLCKQIHAMIDQVDEERYDCEAKVINNSKDINQLKLKVQDLGGKFKKPALRKVRVSADEMLRALFGSRNKGSMDLRANLKSVKKEDIKQEKELTMEVGDWRKNVEAMSGMEGRKKMFDAAGGAQ; encoded by the exons ATGGCCCCCAGGGCTGAGATAAAG CCCAAATCCAAGATTTCAGCCTCCCGAAAGCTATCACTGAAG ATTCTCTTGCTCACTCGTGCAACAGAGCAACTGGAGGCAGAGAAAGCtgcaagagaggaagagaaggttTGCTACCTGGGAGAAAAGCTTAAACCACTGCAGCTCACTGGTCTAAAAATAGAAGAAATGCAG AAACTTTGTAAGCAGATCCATGCAATGATTGATCAGGTGGATGAGGAGCGGTATGACTGTGAGGCCAAAGTCATCAATAACAGCAAAGAC ATCAATCAATTGAAACTAAAAGTGCAGGACCTCGGAGGGAAGTTCAAGAAGCCGGCCCTGAGGAAGGTAAGAGTGTCAGCAGATGAGATGCTGAGGGCTCTGTTTGGATCCAGAAATAAGGGCTCCATGGACCTGAGGGCAAATCTAAAATCTGTGAAGAAAGAGGACATCAAACAAGAGAAG GAGCTGACCATGGAGGTGGGTGACTGGCGTAAGAATGTGGAGGCCATGTCTGGcatggaaggcaggaagaagatGTTCGATGCTGCTGGTGGCGCTCAATAG